The following are encoded in a window of Candidatus Binatia bacterium genomic DNA:
- a CDS encoding LLM class flavin-dependent oxidoreductase has product MKIGVFDHLQKNDRPELSYQDLYARHLDMVEFIDQAGMDYYFVAEHHFDMGFAECSSPGAWMAAASQRTKRIRLGPLVYVLPLWHPVRVAEEVAMLDNITRGRFECGIGSGIGKYAFGAYDASWDNKNDIMWEAYKIIKGMWANPQFSYEGKYFKVRNAELNVPLVQKPHPPLWMPTRSPESVAAAAVEGISTVQWCPPKMDVVREIFDYYRETYKSAKPSGAPPQIAAEPQIAAEPQIALMREIYVADTDKRAYEEAKEHWIYFWHRVGGGRAYGGYGNENLANITREERKKELLDVDSAIRENSFICGAPEKVAGQIKEIARRAGANCFLGEFTFGALEHDKAMKSLKLFTERVLPELKSFEIDALNYPNNGYRVWLKPSSTN; this is encoded by the coding sequence ATGAAGATCGGCGTTTTCGACCACCTGCAGAAAAACGACCGGCCGGAACTTTCCTATCAGGACCTCTACGCGCGGCATCTCGACATGGTGGAGTTCATTGACCAGGCGGGGATGGATTATTATTTCGTCGCCGAGCACCACTTCGACATGGGATTCGCCGAGTGCTCCAGCCCCGGCGCGTGGATGGCTGCCGCCTCGCAGCGGACGAAACGAATCCGTCTCGGTCCGCTCGTCTATGTTCTCCCTCTATGGCATCCGGTTCGCGTCGCGGAAGAAGTCGCCATGCTCGACAACATCACCCGCGGCCGATTCGAATGCGGCATCGGAAGCGGCATCGGCAAGTACGCCTTCGGGGCTTACGATGCTTCCTGGGACAACAAGAACGACATCATGTGGGAAGCGTACAAGATCATCAAGGGGATGTGGGCCAACCCTCAATTCAGCTACGAGGGAAAATATTTCAAAGTGCGAAACGCGGAGTTGAACGTTCCTCTGGTCCAGAAGCCGCATCCGCCGCTGTGGATGCCGACGCGAAGTCCCGAGTCGGTCGCCGCGGCGGCCGTCGAAGGAATCAGCACGGTGCAATGGTGTCCGCCGAAGATGGACGTCGTCCGGGAAATCTTCGATTACTATCGAGAGACTTACAAAAGCGCCAAGCCCTCCGGCGCGCCGCCGCAAATCGCCGCGGAGCCCCAGATCGCCGCGGAGCCCCAGATCGCATTGATGCGCGAGATCTACGTGGCCGATACCGACAAGCGGGCGTATGAAGAAGCCAAAGAACATTGGATCTACTTCTGGCATCGGGTCGGTGGCGGCCGGGCCTACGGCGGCTACGGCAACGAAAATCTCGCCAACATTACCCGCGAGGAGCGAAAAAAAGAGCTTCTGGACGTCGATTCGGCCATCCGTGAGAATTCCTTTATCTGCGGCGCGCCGGAAAAAGTAGCGGGGCAGATCAAAGAGATCGCGCGCCGGGCGGGCGCCAACTGCTTTCTCGGCGAGTTCACCTTCGGCGCGCTGGAACACGACAAGGCGATGAAGTCGCTCAAGCTGTTCACGGAGCGCGTGTTGCCGGAACTCAAAAGCTTCGAGATCGACGCGCTCAACTATCCCAACAACGGCTACCGCGTCTGGCTCAAGCCGTCCTCCACCAATTGA
- a CDS encoding VOC family protein: MGVRRATLGHVVLNVRNLKKSERFYRDILGMTVSGRNPRTKMSFLSFGAEHHDIALMELPAKAKRINGDGLPGLHHFCVYVGSDQEVDDLYPVLKRKRVPVVSGPEILEVAHNLSVSFLDPDGNRVEVACNRNKFAEGVR, translated from the coding sequence ATGGGAGTTCGACGCGCGACGTTGGGCCACGTCGTTTTGAACGTCAGGAATCTTAAGAAGTCCGAGCGCTTCTATCGTGACATATTGGGCATGACGGTCTCGGGAAGAAATCCGCGAACGAAGATGTCCTTCTTGAGCTTCGGCGCCGAGCACCACGACATCGCGTTGATGGAGTTGCCGGCGAAGGCGAAGCGAATAAACGGCGACGGCCTTCCGGGCCTGCATCATTTCTGCGTCTACGTCGGCAGCGACCAGGAAGTGGACGATCTCTATCCGGTCTTGAAGCGAAAGCGAGTTCCCGTCGTGAGCGGCCCGGAGATACTGGAGGTCGCGCACAACCTCTCGGTTAGTTTTTTGGATCCGGACGGCAACCGCGTCGAAGTCGCCTGCAACCGCAACAAGTTCGCCGAGGGTGTCCGATGA
- a CDS encoding ABC transporter substrate-binding protein — protein MKRPIVFLFLLTASLFFREIAWALDRFHIAHSALSASQAILYVTRDAGIFRKHDLDPQIVYIVGGPTNTAALISGGVDYNIFAGPSSVAANLAGADTALLMSFVNTLEHSIYTHAAIKKPADLKGKRIGVARSGSSDHYGATVALKKWGLEPDKDVALVAIGGPPDRFLALQAGRVDATLLQPPLTLRAQKAGFNRLAALVDLGLDYVGTSFGTTRAVIEKKEDLTRRVVRAFVEGIHFYKTNKPTSLKTISKLMKTDDAEALEEAYDAYAVKFMARVPYPTLKGIEVILDDLAKTNPKAKGADPKRFVEPRFLRELEESGFVAKLYGK, from the coding sequence ATGAAGCGACCTATCGTTTTCCTATTTCTTCTTACCGCGTCGTTATTCTTCCGGGAAATCGCCTGGGCGCTCGACCGGTTCCACATCGCGCACAGCGCGCTGTCGGCTTCACAGGCCATCCTCTACGTCACGCGCGACGCGGGGATCTTCCGCAAGCACGACCTCGATCCGCAGATCGTCTACATCGTCGGCGGGCCGACCAACACCGCGGCGTTAATATCAGGCGGCGTGGATTACAACATCTTCGCCGGTCCCTCTTCGGTCGCCGCCAACCTGGCCGGCGCCGATACCGCGCTTTTGATGAGCTTCGTCAACACGCTGGAGCATTCCATCTACACCCATGCCGCGATCAAAAAGCCGGCCGACCTCAAAGGCAAGCGCATCGGCGTCGCGAGGAGCGGATCGTCGGATCATTACGGCGCGACGGTGGCTCTCAAAAAATGGGGACTGGAGCCTGATAAAGACGTCGCGCTTGTCGCCATCGGCGGTCCGCCTGACCGTTTTCTCGCCTTGCAGGCCGGCAGAGTGGACGCCACTCTGCTGCAGCCGCCGCTGACTTTGAGGGCGCAGAAGGCCGGCTTCAACCGGCTCGCCGCGCTCGTCGATCTCGGGCTCGATTACGTCGGCACCTCGTTCGGCACGACCCGCGCCGTCATCGAAAAAAAGGAAGACCTCACGCGGCGCGTGGTGAGGGCGTTCGTCGAAGGGATTCATTTTTACAAAACGAACAAGCCGACCAGCCTGAAAACAATTTCCAAGCTGATGAAGACCGACGACGCGGAGGCCCTGGAGGAAGCTTACGACGCCTATGCGGTCAAATTCATGGCGCGCGTGCCGTATCCGACGCTCAAAGGCATCGAAGTGATCCTGGACGATCTCGCGAAGACCAATCCCAAGGCGAAGGGCGCGGACCCGAAGCGCTTCGTCGAGCCGCGGTTTCTCAGAGAACTCGAGGAGAGCGGATTCGTCGCGAAGTTGTACGGAAAGTAA
- the nbaC gene encoding 3-hydroxyanthranilate 3,4-dioxygenase — protein MDFLSTFHLKRWVEENRDLFSPPYKTNRLLIHHQDFLVMILRGPNVRLDFHVEPGEEFFYQIEGGIELHLKPEGEKRAVVKIGEGEIFLCPGNVAHSPRRPENTWGLVIERKRKPEEKEEFVWFCEKCDEKVLHSTVAQGDVTQQVTKIYEAFNADDIIRTCKACGYVFPTAPMAERLGFLKSK, from the coding sequence ATGGACTTTCTTTCCACATTTCACCTCAAGCGCTGGGTGGAAGAGAACCGAGATCTTTTCTCCCCGCCGTATAAGACCAACCGCCTGCTGATTCACCATCAGGATTTTCTGGTCATGATTCTCCGCGGCCCCAACGTCCGGCTCGATTTCCACGTCGAGCCGGGAGAGGAGTTCTTCTATCAGATCGAAGGCGGGATCGAGCTGCACTTGAAGCCTGAAGGGGAAAAGAGGGCGGTCGTAAAAATCGGCGAAGGCGAAATCTTTCTCTGTCCCGGCAACGTGGCGCACTCGCCGCGCCGGCCGGAGAACACCTGGGGCCTGGTGATCGAGCGGAAACGAAAGCCGGAAGAGAAGGAGGAGTTCGTCTGGTTTTGCGAGAAGTGCGATGAAAAGGTTTTGCACAGCACGGTCGCCCAAGGCGACGTCACCCAGCAGGTGACGAAAATCTACGAGGCGTTCAACGCCGATGATATAATCCGAACGTGCAAGGCCTGCGGCTACGTCTTCCCGACGGCGCCGATGGCCGAGCGCCTGGGTTTTCTGAAGTCGAAGTAG
- a CDS encoding Com family DNA-binding transcriptional regulator: MSGLTERFLALIRKEVRCPKCRRLLLRGGFEGELKYPRCGWLLRAAASENAAKERL, translated from the coding sequence GTGAGCGGTCTAACGGAAAGATTTCTCGCGTTGATTCGGAAAGAGGTCCGCTGCCCGAAGTGCCGGCGGCTTTTGCTCCGCGGCGGCTTCGAGGGCGAGCTCAAGTACCCGCGCTGCGGCTGGCTGCTCCGCGCCGCCGCGAGCGAAAACGCGGCCAAGGAGCGGCTTTGA
- a CDS encoding putative zinc-binding metallopeptidase, with the protein MESSPGREKSSPAPPPDLAGLSDEELLRMRICDLKAQIAGSELESRIANFHRELGERGIPVKPICYLGDEWFCPDGAATIAIPFYLAHPRLKKLEEKMMMEVEGGTEDWCMRLLRHEMGHVLNHAYLLTKDKQWQKIFGSPSQEYSESFRSRPYSKRFVRHLDGWYAQSHPEEDFAETLAIWLTPGLDWKSQYRGWKALEKLEYVDQLMVKLAGQKALVLSRSRMSDASRLKSRLEAHYKKRRLLYAQDFPDFFDADLRRLFADAAAAPNAERAAAFLRRNRKPMLGAVSAWSGEPKFTLDRLLRALTERCAALDLRLRSDAAGLEIAAYLATLASHYRLTGKFKDV; encoded by the coding sequence ATGGAATCTTCGCCCGGCAGGGAAAAGTCGTCTCCCGCCCCGCCGCCGGATCTCGCCGGCCTCAGTGACGAAGAGCTGCTTCGCATGCGCATCTGCGATCTCAAAGCGCAGATCGCCGGAAGCGAGCTCGAGTCGCGCATCGCTAACTTTCATCGCGAGCTGGGCGAGCGGGGAATTCCCGTCAAGCCGATCTGCTATCTCGGCGACGAGTGGTTCTGCCCCGACGGCGCGGCCACGATCGCGATTCCCTTTTATCTCGCCCACCCGCGGCTTAAAAAACTGGAAGAGAAAATGATGATGGAAGTGGAGGGTGGCACCGAGGACTGGTGCATGCGTCTCCTGCGCCACGAGATGGGCCACGTGTTGAACCACGCTTACCTGCTGACGAAAGACAAGCAGTGGCAGAAAATCTTCGGCTCGCCGTCGCAGGAATATTCCGAGAGCTTCCGCTCCCGTCCCTACAGCAAGCGGTTCGTCCGCCACCTCGACGGCTGGTACGCGCAGAGCCATCCCGAAGAGGACTTCGCCGAGACGCTGGCGATCTGGCTCACGCCCGGGTTGGATTGGAAGAGCCAATATCGTGGATGGAAGGCGCTGGAAAAGCTCGAGTACGTCGATCAGCTCATGGTCAAGCTCGCCGGCCAAAAAGCGCTGGTGCTTTCACGCAGCCGGATGAGCGATGCCTCACGCCTCAAGTCGCGTCTGGAGGCCCACTACAAAAAACGCCGGCTGCTCTACGCGCAGGATTTTCCGGATTTCTTCGACGCCGATTTGAGAAGGCTCTTCGCCGACGCCGCCGCGGCGCCCAACGCCGAGCGTGCGGCGGCTTTTTTGCGACGGAACAGGAAACCGATGCTGGGCGCCGTCTCGGCTTGGAGCGGCGAGCCGAAGTTTACTCTGGATCGCCTCCTCCGCGCGCTTACCGAGCGCTGTGCGGCGCTGGATTTGCGGCTGCGATCGGACGCCGCCGGTCTGGAGATCGCCGCGTATCTGGCGACGCTCGCTTCGCATTATCGATTGACGGGAAAGTTCAAGGACGTTTAG
- a CDS encoding DUF748 domain-containing protein gives MRHYFRRVIPGRRAFKWTAALLGILILAVVVFVRFFLDEHLRQTIEQNVNSSLTGYTVRIDKLRFHPIGFSLELIDTTILQDAHPEPPVAHVPVLSASVHWRALLHGRLVSDFVIDRPKLYIDLKQARQEVREKMSPAERGWQDALEEIYPLKVNLFNVRDADVTYTDQGPFKPLHLSKLNFEAENIRNVHSKENAYPSEVHLRTVAFDTGTIAFDGNADFLAKPHPGIKGGVSLSHIELDYFRPITNRYNVSVRNGVFSSDGLVEYAPSKKTVDVKHVTIQGVAVDYVHMAKTAAQEQQVAEQVATTAKDLNNKPEVLVKLNQIDIRRSRLGFVNKAVTPEYQLFFTDANIRVENLTNQSAEGRAVGTFAGNFMDSGKTVVNVAFQPKAKQGGDLDLKLSMDGTDMTSLNPLLLNAANFDVNEGSFSLYSEARVRDGQVNGYIKPLFKNLDVYDAEKDADKSFGQKLKQGLIGAVAWILSNRPRNEVATTITLTGRIDSPQYSNWEAFVGMLKNAFITAIRPGFKDREQAEPAPAKEGSAPQPS, from the coding sequence ATGCGCCATTATTTTAGACGAGTGATTCCAGGTCGAAGGGCCTTTAAATGGACTGCCGCGCTCTTAGGCATCCTGATCCTTGCGGTCGTCGTTTTCGTGCGCTTTTTTCTCGATGAGCACTTGAGGCAGACTATCGAGCAAAACGTCAATAGCAGCCTCACGGGTTACACGGTCCGCATCGACAAGCTTCGGTTTCATCCTATTGGCTTCTCCCTTGAATTGATCGACACTACCATCCTGCAAGACGCCCATCCCGAACCGCCCGTGGCGCACGTCCCCGTGCTCAGCGCCAGCGTCCATTGGCGCGCGCTGCTGCACGGCCGTCTGGTCAGCGACTTTGTAATCGATCGGCCGAAGCTCTACATCGATTTGAAACAAGCAAGACAGGAAGTTCGAGAGAAAATGTCTCCCGCCGAGCGCGGCTGGCAGGACGCGCTGGAGGAGATCTATCCGTTGAAAGTGAACTTGTTCAACGTGCGCGACGCCGACGTCACCTATACGGACCAGGGGCCGTTCAAACCGCTGCATTTGAGCAAGCTCAACTTCGAGGCGGAGAACATCCGCAACGTGCATTCCAAAGAGAACGCGTATCCTTCGGAAGTCCACCTGAGAACCGTGGCTTTCGATACCGGCACCATCGCCTTCGACGGCAACGCAGATTTTTTGGCCAAGCCGCATCCGGGAATTAAAGGCGGCGTTTCTCTAAGCCACATCGAGCTGGACTATTTCAGGCCGATCACCAACCGCTACAACGTTTCCGTGCGCAACGGAGTGTTTTCGAGCGACGGCCTGGTGGAATACGCGCCGAGCAAGAAAACCGTTGACGTGAAGCACGTCACGATACAGGGGGTCGCGGTCGATTATGTTCATATGGCCAAGACCGCCGCTCAGGAGCAGCAGGTCGCCGAGCAGGTAGCCACGACGGCAAAGGACTTGAACAACAAGCCCGAGGTTCTGGTCAAATTGAACCAAATCGATATTCGAAGAAGCCGCCTCGGGTTTGTCAACAAGGCGGTCACGCCGGAATATCAGTTGTTCTTTACGGACGCGAATATCAGGGTGGAAAATCTGACCAACCAGAGCGCGGAAGGGCGGGCCGTGGGGACATTCGCGGGAAATTTTATGGACAGCGGCAAGACCGTCGTCAATGTTGCCTTCCAACCCAAGGCCAAGCAGGGCGGCGATTTGGATCTCAAGCTCAGCATGGACGGAACCGATATGACCTCGTTGAATCCGCTCCTGCTCAACGCGGCGAATTTTGACGTGAACGAAGGCAGCTTCTCGCTTTACTCGGAAGCCAGAGTGAGAGACGGCCAGGTGAACGGATACATCAAGCCGCTGTTCAAGAACTTGGATGTTTACGACGCGGAGAAAGACGCGGATAAGTCATTCGGACAAAAACTTAAGCAGGGACTCATCGGCGCCGTGGCTTGGATCCTTTCAAACAGACCCCGCAACGAAGTCGCCACGACCATAACTCTCACCGGCAGAATCGATAGCCCGCAGTACAGCAATTGGGAAGCTTTCGTCGGTATGCTGAAAAACGCCTTTATCACGGCGATCCGGCCGGGGTTCAAGGACAGGGAGCAGGCAGAGCCGGCTCCGGCCAAAGAAGGATCGGCCCCCCAGCCGTCTTAA
- a CDS encoding YdcF family protein: protein MFLVKQILKQLFLPPTFWIVLLVLVVIFWRWRWARRALLALTLLIIVLHNGMVNNWLRYPLESRHPILLEPRGAEPYDAIVVLLGHVSSPTALTPFPSLGESMFRRLDEAWRLYRIHPRPIIVSGSQVPPLNENRVACDYLVLWGVPSDHVISEANSRDTFEGALEVRKILQAKGWRRYLLVTSAVHMPRSMLAFAAVAPEPVAAPGDFTVRLIGGGLFPSEDAAEKITTAVYEYAGLVYYYWRVREWKKDKG from the coding sequence ATGTTCCTGGTCAAACAAATCCTCAAGCAGCTTTTCCTGCCGCCGACCTTCTGGATCGTTCTTCTCGTTCTCGTCGTGATCTTCTGGCGGTGGCGCTGGGCGAGAAGGGCGCTTCTCGCGTTGACGTTATTGATCATCGTGCTGCACAACGGCATGGTGAACAATTGGTTGCGCTACCCGCTCGAATCGCGCCATCCAATCCTTCTAGAGCCTCGTGGAGCGGAGCCGTATGACGCGATCGTGGTCCTTTTGGGGCATGTCAGTTCTCCCACCGCGCTGACTCCTTTCCCGTCCCTGGGCGAAAGTATGTTCCGCCGCTTGGACGAGGCGTGGCGGCTATACCGGATTCATCCCAGGCCGATCATCGTCTCGGGCAGTCAAGTTCCACCGTTAAACGAGAACCGGGTGGCCTGCGACTATCTGGTGCTTTGGGGCGTCCCGAGCGATCACGTTATTTCGGAAGCGAACTCGCGCGACACCTTCGAAGGCGCGCTTGAGGTGAGAAAGATTCTTCAAGCGAAAGGCTGGCGCCGCTATCTTCTGGTCACTTCAGCCGTCCACATGCCGCGGAGTATGCTCGCGTTTGCGGCCGTCGCGCCCGAGCCGGTCGCCGCCCCGGGCGACTTTACGGTCAGATTAATAGGCGGGGGGCTTTTCCCCAGCGAGGACGCCGCGGAGAAAATAACTACCGCCGTGTATGAATATGCCGGCCTGGTCTACTATTATTGGCGCGTCCGCGAATGGAAAAAGGATAAAGGATGA
- a CDS encoding CBS domain-containing protein has product MITVRDILQRKGNQIWSVAPDSTVYDALMLMAEQNVGALLVLDGEKIVGVFSERDYARKVILKGKASKETSVDEIMTSEVTTVHPGQSVEECMGLMTDKRIRHLPVLEGEKLAGLISIGDVVKAIISDREFIIKQLESYITGGSS; this is encoded by the coding sequence ATGATTACCGTGCGCGACATTTTACAGCGAAAAGGAAATCAAATTTGGTCCGTCGCTCCGGACAGCACCGTGTACGACGCCCTTATGTTGATGGCCGAACAAAATGTCGGCGCATTGCTTGTCCTCGACGGAGAGAAGATTGTCGGGGTCTTCTCAGAGCGGGATTACGCCAGGAAGGTTATCCTGAAAGGAAAAGCCTCCAAGGAAACATCCGTTGACGAAATCATGACGTCCGAGGTGACCACCGTTCATCCCGGGCAGTCCGTGGAAGAATGCATGGGGCTCATGACAGATAAGCGCATCCGCCATCTTCCCGTGCTCGAAGGAGAAAAATTGGCCGGCCTCATTTCCATCGGGGATGTGGTGAAGGCGATCATATCCGACAGAGAATTCATCATCAAGCAGCTTGAGAGTTACATCACCGGAGGATCAAGCTGA